The genome window TCCAGTTTCAGGCGCGCGATGGATTCGCGCACCACGTTGCGGCTGACCCCGAACTGGCCAGCCAGATCGTGCTCGGTGGGCAGCCGCTCGCCCTCCTTGAAATCACCCGAAAGAATCTTCTGGCGCAGTTGGCGGGCGATGGCGTCGGGCAGGTTGTCGGGCCGTTCGAAAGCGGTGAACATGGCGACCTCGCGGAGTGGAAGAGGCAGGTTTTATATCACCCCCTCTTCCTTCAGCGCGTCGATGTCGCCGGCCGACAGGCCCAGCATCTCGTAGACCGGGGCGTTGTGCTCGCCTCGCGACGGCGCATGCGCGTACTCGCCCGGATCCGAGCGGCTGAAGCGTATCGCCTGCCCCATGACCTGGATGTCGCCCAGTTCCGGATGCCGCAGCGAGGCCGCCATGCCCAGGTGCCGGACCTGCTCGTTCTCGAAGGTCTTGTCCATGGTCAGGATCGGGCCGCAGGGCACGCCTTCCCGGTTCATCAGGTCCACCCATTCCTGCGTGGGCCGTGTCCGGGTGCGCTCGGCGATGGCGGCATTGAGCGTCGGCCGGTTGCGCGCGCGCAGGGGCACGGTCGCATACCGCTCGTCCTGCAACAGCGCCTCGGCGCCGATCACCTTGCACAGGCGGGCGAAGATCTCGTTGCCCATCGCGGCGATGTTCATGTGGCCGTCCGCGGTCGGGAACACGCCGGTAGGGCTGCTGGTGGGATGGTCGTTGCCGCTCTGGCCGGGCACTTCCTTGTTCATCAGCCAGCGCATGGCCTGGAAATCCATCATCCACACCTGGGATTGCAACAAGGAGGTCTGGACCCACTGGCCCTGCCCGGACTGCTCGCGCTCCAGCAGCGCGATGAAGATCCCGATGGCGCAGAACAGGCCCGCGGTCAGGTCGGCGACAGGAATGCCGGCGCGCATCGGCCCTCGGCCCGGCTCGCCGGTTACGGACATGATGCCGCCTATACCCTGCGCGATCTGGTCCAGGCCC of Pigmentiphaga sp. H8 contains these proteins:
- a CDS encoding CaiB/BaiF CoA-transferase family protein; translated protein: MKPLARLTVLDLTRVRSGPAAVRQFADWGARVIKIEEPSATDDDKPGGSAQFADYQNTHRNKQSISLNLKHPKGKALFLELVKQADVVVENYRPSVKFKLGIDYESLRQVNPRLVYASVSGFGQDGPYADRPGLDQIAQGIGGIMSVTGEPGRGPMRAGIPVADLTAGLFCAIGIFIALLEREQSGQGQWVQTSLLQSQVWMMDFQAMRWLMNKEVPGQSGNDHPTSSPTGVFPTADGHMNIAAMGNEIFARLCKVIGAEALLQDERYATVPLRARNRPTLNAAIAERTRTRPTQEWVDLMNREGVPCGPILTMDKTFENEQVRHLGMAASLRHPELGDIQVMGQAIRFSRSDPGEYAHAPSRGEHNAPVYEMLGLSAGDIDALKEEGVI